A segment of the Salmo trutta chromosome 3, fSalTru1.1, whole genome shotgun sequence genome:
accggtgcccccgcacattgactctgtaccggtaccccctgtatgtagtctcgctattgttattttactgctgctctttaactatttaTTACttgtatttcttattcttatttgtattttttaaacagcattgttggttgggggcttgtaagtaagcatttcactgtaaggtctacacctgttgtaatcaGCGCATGTGagtaataaaatttgatttgttaaaatttgatttgatcagctcACAGTCATCTTGACATTTTCCTATGTGCAGCGCAGGTCAGGAATATTTCTGTCTCCTTTTCATATCCAAAAAATGTAATATGCGCGTGACTGGAGCTGATGCTATGATGAATCATTTATCATATTTCCCCCCTTCCAGGTAGACATTCATAATAATATGTATTTTAAAATGTCAATCTGTTAcaggcgtttgtgtgtgtcatgtACACATTTTGGGGGGTTTTGTGTTATAGAGTATTGaaattgtatagaaatgcagtaGATTAGCTTATTTTTTATTGTTGAGAATTACAGAACATCTTGGGGTCAACAAGTCTTTTAGGGTTACCAAGTCTTTTAATCTACCATTAGATGCCACCTCCATGCCTATAGGCTCTTTGGAGGGGTTGCCAGAACAAAAACGTTAATGACAGTAACCAACTAATGTAAACACCTGATCAGATGAGACAAAAGTAGAGGTCTTTGGCCACTTCACAATTACAGCACTGACAGTTGAcgggggcagctttagcagggcagaaattttacgaactgacttgttggaaaggtggcatcctacactatgacggtgccacgttgaaagtcactgagctcttcagtaaggccattctactgccaatgtttgtctatggcgattgcattttatacacctgccagcaacgggagtatctgaaatagccgaatacactgaatttgaaggcgtgtccacatacttttgtatatctaGTGTATAATGCGTTGCAACAGTGCTAGGGTGAAAATGGTATCTCAAAGCAGAAAGACGATAATTTGAGATCAAAAGATGATTCAAATTTGGATTTGGTAATCCATTTTGGAATTGGTTATATGAGGTAGCGATAAGGATAGTTTTAAAGCCACAAAAATGTGGATATTGATCCCATCAGAAGGGGGGATTCAGGGTGGATTTAGAAAGGTGAAATGTAGTATAATTGAGACATTTCAGTGTAACTAATATGGGGATCTTTGTAAAATGTCCTACCCAAAGGCTACCAACTGTATCCCCCTACACCTTCATGTAAAATACATATGGTTATATTttcctaggcaagtcagtttaaaacaaattctttttttacaatgatggcctaggaacagtgggttaactgccttgttcaggggcagaaagaccgatttttatcttgtcagctcggggatttgatctagcaacctttcggttactggcccaacactttaaccactaggctacctgccgccctaataTTTTACACCAATGTGTTTTCAACGATGCAggaaattaatttgttcattcTTTTCAGACTCCTAAATAACTCTAAACCCAACAAGCTTAATTTCTATGCACCCATGTAAAAATGTAGACATACAtattcagatacacacacacacacacacacacacacaataatgtcTTACTTGTGCTGTGTTTCTTCCCCTCTGTTCTCTGAACTGTCCATCTTGTTCCTCTGATGGGTGTAGAAGAGTGGTTGTTTTTCCAATGTACTGAACAATTCTCTAATGTGACGTAGGTCACTGCTCCTAGCATTCTTTGGTTGAACTTGTTTAACCTGTTCAACATGTCTGTCTGTACATATTAGAGTTGGGCGAGGTCACCCTCCTTGTTTACTGGCTGCCTTTACTAGCTGGGGCGGTAAAGTTGAGCTCTGCTTGGCAGTGTGGAAACTGCACTAGTGTTACACAGCTTATACTTTGAGGACGGAACATAGAAAATGAGACAGTTGATACCAAATGTTGTAGCGATGCTTTTTATTTACCACCAGTTAGGATTCCATGCCATACaacattttcaacatgttttCATTCATCATGCCATCAGAAATATAAAGGAAATTGTTCACTTGAGATTTTCTAATCACTGTAAAGATAAATGTATACATCTGATACATCTACAAGAGCCTCACATGGAAGTCAAGGGCATTCATCACCAATATAAACTCTAGTTACACTTAATAAGTGTATGCCAGAGCatgtctttgtgtctgtgttgTATTCTGCCTGTAACCCCCACTTAAAAAAGAGAAGCATTCATACATGCTGATGGTCCTAACAACATCTGGTGTTCAGCCCTCCCCAGCAGTTGTCTTGCACAGGGAAACTGAAGACCCACGATACCACATCCTAAACCCTGGGTAGAGGGGCTCGGTGAATTTGTTGTGGAATGTGtgcaggtgggtcagtgtgtcagaggagacactgtagaaggacagagtgccggcagGCCAGTCCAgaaacactcctactctgtgagAGCGAGAGGAGGGGGCAGGTACAGTAATGTTCTCCTTGTTGTGCCTGGCGTTGAAGTAGTCATCATAACAACTGAGACTCCAGGACATGTCATTATGTCCAATTCCACACTCATACCCTAATCCTCTCCTGcagattcctttatatgtcactcctatacgAATCTCTTGCCcagtccactctacctcccagtaacagcgcccagtcaggccctctctacacagcacttGTGACCATTtttcaaatctctctgggtgatcaaaATACAGCTGTTCCTCTTCCGCTCGTCTCACTTTTCTGTTCCCCTCAAACAGAATGAGCTTTCTGTgagctgtgtttgggtccagtgtaaGTTCACAGGCATCTAATGAAGTAGAACAAGACAAGTTAACATTATTATGACAGGTAGCCGTTTAGCACCCCAAATCTTGCTTGCTTTAATAGGGGCCTGTAGTTGTGTTATAGGTTGAGAACTTAAATAGACGTGTTCTTCACTGCAATCAAGACttacatttcttcagtgttgACTGTAAACCGCACTCTGCACCATGGTCCACACTGCTGGAAAAGTAGCATTATGAGTAGGATTATCACTACTAGGGTTGTAAATGACCCCAAACATGCCTGCTTGTTTTCATTTAAGGAGCTACATTCACTTTATGTATGTTAAAATTCTACTTACACTATGTAATGAGTGTAAAAAATAATATTGTTTGCTTATTTTAAGaatattaatttgcattttatttgaCAGGGTCTTATAGCATTCCCATGTGAAGTGTAACCAACTGCTCTTAATttaaaacaaaacattatttagcTAGTTCAAAACATGCTCTATGGTAGATGCATTACTAAATATAACGAAGAACAACTGTTGGAATGAAACAAAAACACCCTaggtaagtaaaaaaaaaagcttgaACTTGTTAAAGAAAAGCCTGTAAATGTTTCTCTTTTCCCAGTGTTATCTCCTTCATACTGTAGAAACCACATGACTTCTTGAACTTGTTAAAGAAAAGCCTGTAAATGTTTCTCTTTTCCCAGTGTTATCTCCTTCATACTGTAGAAACCACATGACTTCTTGCCATTCCTTTTGTATGGTATCATGTTTCATATCATGCAGACCTATGGTGTTGTGTTGGCATTTCATGATCAGGACATTCCTGATCATGTCAGCTAACACTTTACTTAAGACATGGTAAAATGCATTATGATGTGGTCACAATGCATTAAGACTTGTCATAAGTGTCTATAAAGTTCTTATAATGTGTAAGTACTGTAGAAACCCTCGTAAATGTATTGGCCCTGTTTTTATGGACGTTCCATTATGTTGTTGTTGGCCATGCAATTGAGAAGGTTACTCAAGTATCACGGGTGCAGTCTGACAGTCAGCCTGTTGTTTGCCAACTACAGGAATGGCAGGAATGTTTCTGTGTTCTTATGGTTGGTGGAGCCAGTTCAGTTTCATTGCAATGCATTGCTATTGTTCTCTCTATGTCCCGACGAGTTTGAGATGCTGTGCTGTTGACTCTTACATTAAAAAGAGCTGTTTGTTTTGGTGTGGACTACAGTCAAACATTACACTGTGGTTAACTAATAAACTGTTTAATTGGAGTGTCCTACAAGACGTTCTGGACCTTCTTTCACTCATGCATTTATGGCTTAGTGCTGTCCTTACAGTTATACTAAATCAAGGGCAGGCTATTATCAGTTATTTTGAACTTGTAGAAAAATTGCCACACTGAAAGTCATGAGTTTATTTATAAAAAATGCAACTCAACCTCCAAAGAAAATTACCGAAATGGCCGTAACTGCAGGATTCAGAGATATGGCATGTCTTGCTCTTTTACGCCAGTGGAAAAATGTCTCCACTTTGTGGTGGCAAAGGTTTAATAGTCTTATCTTATTCTCCCCATTCCTATGATCAAATTGATATATGAGTCCCTCTCCAAAAAAGTAGCTTCACATCTTTATGTGTTGTTGTATGGGATATATGCAATAGAATGTTCACAGGCTGATTAAGGAATGTTGAGACAAGTTGGAATGTTCACATGCCCATTGAAAATGACTGTattgggcctcccaagtggcacaacggtctaaggcactgtattgcAGTGCTAGGGGCATCataacagacctgggttcaatcccgAGCTGTATCCCAAcaggccttgattgggagtcccatagggcggtgcacaattggcccagcatcgtccgggttaggggagggtttggccgggcggGCTTTACTTGCTCATCGTGTTCTAGCAACTCCCTGTGGTGGGCTGACGTTGATCGTCAGTTGAACATGTTTCCTCTGACatgttggtgcggctggcttccaggttaagcgggcgggtgttaagaagtgcggtttggcgggtcatgttttggaggacgcatgactcaacaTTCGCCTCCTGACCCGTtttggagttgcagcgatgagacaagatcaaaattgaggagaaaagggggtaaaatacaacatatatttttaaaaatgACTGTATCAAACAACAATGGAATATTCTATTTGGTTAATTTTGGCCATCAGATGGAATGATTTACCTAGACTGACTTATCATTGAAACAACAATGTTAGAAATAActaaattattggcacccttgataaaggtCAGCAAAACAGactaaaatatacactgctcaaaaaaataaagggaacacttaaacaacacaatgtaactccaagtcaatcacacttctgtgaaatcaaactgttcacttaggaagcaacactgattgacaataaatttcacatgctgttgtgcaaatggaatagacaacaggtggaaattatagacaattagcaagacacccccaataaaggagtggttctgcaggtggggaccacagaccacttctcagttcctatgcttcctggctgatgttttgatcacttttgaatgctggcggtgctttcactctagtggtagcatgagacggagtctacaacccacacaagtggctcaggtagtgcagctcatccaggacggcacatcaatgcgagctgtggcaagaaggtttgctgtgtctgtcagcgtagtgtccagagcatggaggcgctaccaggagacaggccagtacatcaggagacgtggaggaggccgtaggagggcaacaacacagcagcaggaccgctacctccgcctttgtgcaaagaggagcaggagaagcactgccagagccctgcaaaatgacctccagcaggccacaaatgtgcatgtgtctgctcaaatggtcagaaacagactccatgagggtggtatgagggcccgacgtccacaggtgggggttgtgcttacagcccaacaccgtgcaggacgtttggcatttgccagagaacaccaagattggcaaattcgccactggcgccctgtgctcttcacagatgaaagcaggttcacactgagcacgtgacagacgtgacagagtctggagacgccgtggagaacgttctgctgcctgcaacatcctccagcatgaccggtttggcggtgggtcagtcatggtgtggggtggcatttctttggggggccgcacagccctccatgtgctcgccagaggtagcctgactgccattaggtactgagatgagatcctcagaccccttgtgagaccatatgctggtgcggttggccctgggttcctcctaatgcaaaacaatgctagacctcatgtggctggagtgtgtcagcagttcctgcaagaggaaggcattgatgctatggactggcccgcccgttccccagacctgaatccaaatgagcacatctgggacatcatgtctcgctccatccaccaacgccacgttgcaccacagactgtccaggagttggcggatgctttagtccaggtctgggaggagatccctcaggagaccatctgccacctcatcaggagcatgaccaggcgttgtagggaggtcatacaggcacgtggaggccacacacattactgagcctcattttgacttgttttaaggacattacatcaaagttggatcagcctgtagtgtggtttcccactttaattttgagtgtgactccaaatccagacctccatgggttgataaattggatttccattgattatttttgtgtgattttgttgtcagcacattcaactatgtaaagaaaaaagtatttaataagattatttatttcattcagatctaggatgtgttgtttaagtgttccctttatttttttggagcagtatataataCAAATACTAAGCTATATAGTATGCATCAACGGGGtgaagggcggcaggtagcctagtggttagagcattgggccagtaactgaaaggttgctagattgaatctgtcagctgacaaggtaaaaatctgttgttctgcccctgaacaaggcagttaacccactgttcctaggctgtcattgtaaataagaatttgttcttcactggcttgcctagttaaataaaggtaaaataaaaaaggggggggggggatcagccCATCCTGTCACTGAGTAGCTTACAAGAAACCACCCTTTGTGAGTATTCCTATAACTACAGGACTTGCTTATAGACTAGTAGATCAAGTTTCTTTGTGATGTGGCCATGCCAGTTGAACAGAATGATACACATCCCCTTGGAAACCAAACACCTATTGACGAGACCTATCCTACTCAGACAGAAGCAATCATCTCAGAGATGATCCTGTG
Coding sequences within it:
- the LOC115172369 gene encoding stonustoxin subunit beta — encoded protein: MNKFNLVMEAEYVTLIKDLFRTVTFLSVFHTHKRKNMESLEEDREGERLHNSVDHGAECGLQSTLKKYACELTLDPNTAHRKLILFEGNRKVRRAEEEQLYFDHPERFEKWSQVLCREGLTGRCYWEVEWTGQEIRIGVTYKGICRRGLGYECGIGHNDMSWSLSCYDDYFNARHNKENITVPAPSSRSHRVGVFLDWPAGTLSFYSVSSDTLTHLHTFHNKFTEPLYPGFRMWYRGSSVSLCKTTAGEG